The Humulus lupulus chromosome 4, drHumLupu1.1, whole genome shotgun sequence genome has a window encoding:
- the LOC133832627 gene encoding lysine--tRNA ligase, chloroplastic/mitochondrial-like: protein MVAGIADSVEDALLTLSGPNSSLGFLTRSVLYGRILTQVVQCLKQLYCEKARFLSDQFDEFKNLVDIGDILGASGSIKRTEKGELSVYVNSFAILTKSLPPLPDKYHGLTHVDKRYRQQYIDMISNPEVDDVFRKRAKIVSELRKTVESFGFLEVETPVLQE, encoded by the exons ATGGTCGCCGGAATCGCCGACTCAGTTGAGGATGCTCTATTAACTCTCTCAGGACCGAATTCATCTCTAGGCTTTCTGACAAGGTCCGTTCTG TATGGAAGAATCCTCACTCAAGTTGTTCAATGTTTGAAACAACTTTATTGTGAAAAGGCGAGATTTTTAAGTGATCAATTTGACGAGTTTAAGAATCTTGTTGATATTGGTGACATACTTGGTGCAAGTGGCTCAATTAAGCGAACTGAGAAAG GGGAGCTTTCTGTCTATGTGAACTCTTTTGCAATTCTTACAAAATCTCTACCGCCCTTGCCAGACAAATATCATGGTCTAACTCATGTGGATAAGCGTTACCGGCAACA GTACATTGATATGATTTCCAATCCTGAAGTAGATGATGTATTTCGGAAGAGAGCAAAG ATTGTATCAGAGTTACGTAAGACAGTGGAATCTTTTGGATTTCTCGAAGTTGAAACTCCAGTTCTACAG GAATAG